ACAAACCTTTCGGCGTCGGCATGAGAGTCAGCCATGGCTGCATCCGCATGTACCCGGAGGATATTGAAGAATTGTATCCGGAAATAGAAACAGGCATGCCGGTTTCTATTGTCAATCAGCCGGTTAAAGTCGGCTGGCATCAGGATACGCTGTATATAGAAGTTCATCCGACTATGGCTGAAACTGAAGCCGAAGATGAAAATGGAACCATTCCCAAACAGACAGAAAAAAAATACCTGGCGCGCCTGGAATTGGCGCTAAAATTGATTGAACGCGCTAACAACAATCAAATGCCTGTCCTTGATGGCGCAGCACTGAAAAAGGCTCTGCAAATGCATAATGGCATTCCTGTCGCCATTTATAAACGCCCACCCATGACTGAAGCCGGCCAAATGCCTTCTTCAATCCCATAAAAAAAGCCCGCTGGGAAAAAATCCCAGTGGGCTCTTCTATGCATCAAAAAAATGATGAATTATTTCATCATTGATTTTTTGAACATACGATCCAGTTTGCTGTTAGTGTCTTGAGCATATTGAGCAGCGCGGTTAGCAGCTTGTTCTGCATCAGCAGCTTTTGCAGCCGCATCAGCAGCCGCACGTTGTGCGCTAGCAGCATCAGCTGAAGCTTGAGAAACCTTAGAATTCAAACCATCAATTTGTGATTGCAGGTTATCGATATCTGAGTTAGTGGCGCAACCAACAACCAGAGTAGCAGCCATAGCGATCATTGATAATTTAATTACTTTTTTCATATTATTTTTCCTTATTTCAAAGTTGTTACTACGTAAAGAGTACTTCCAAATTAGATTCTACACTATTTTCAAGCTTTTTTCCAGTTTTAATTGGTTCCTCCGCATTAATCCTTTCTCTGTCTATTGACTATTTTATCCTGACCATTGTCCCTTTATCTATCCAATGACTCAAATGATCAATCTGACTGTTGGTCAAGGCAATGCAACCATGCGTCCAATTCATCATTTTATGGATTTTTTCATCGGCCCGGCCTAAGCCATGAATGCCTATCCGTCCGCCTAATGGGGTGTTTTGCGGAGGCACTTGATTGTGCTTGTGGGCGTATACGATGCTGTTATAGGTAACCCGATTTATCATTCCCTGCTCCAGCGCTTTCCCGGCGTCTTCCACGGAAGGATAGGTTAGACCATAAAATTTTTTAAAGGCGCTTTGCTCACCGACCCAGCCGATCCTGTAATCACCAAAAGGCGTGATGTTATCGCCCCGATGATGCTTGAAGCCCGCCCCGCCCTGGCCGATCGCGATGCCTTCTAAAGTCTCAAGCGTCTTCTCGCCTTTTTTTACTTCAATCTTCAGCGCGCTCGTATCGACCAGCAGCCATATATCCTCAGCGGCAGATACAACCGTAGCACAACAACTACAACATAGTAATAAATAAATTCGCCACATAAATAATCTACACTAGAATAAGGTTTCCGAACTTAAGCTCTTCAGGATAATTGTCGCACTAAGGCACAAATATGCAAATAGAAACAATCACTACCCACCCCTATAACGACCAGAACCCGGGCACATCCGGACTTCGAAAAAAAGTAAAAGTATTTCAGCAACCGGGTTATCTGGAAAATTTCATCCAGTCCATCTTCGATTCTTTGGACGACTTTGCCGGCAAGAAACTCGTGCTGGGCGGTGACGGTCGGTATTTTAATCGAACCGCCCTACAAATCATCATTAAAATGGCGGCAGCCAATGGATTCGGCGAATTGATCATCGGCCAGGGCGGTTTACTGTCCACGCCTGCGGCATCGCATCTGATCAGAAAAAACCAGGCCTTCGGCGGCCTGATCCTTTCCGCCAGCCATAACCCGGGCGGCCCTGACGAGGATTTCGGCATTAAATACAATGCCGACAACGGCGGTCCCGCACCGGCAAAATATACACAGGCATTTTTTCAGCGCAGCCAGTCTATCGACAATTACAAAATCGCAACCATGGCCGATGTAGACCTGGACAGCGTCGGTACGCAGCAGATCGGCGGCATTAAAATCACGATTGTTGATCCGGTAAGCGATTATGCCGAACTGATGCAGTCGATTTTCGATTTCCCGCTGCTGAAGCACAGCATCAGCTCCGGCTATATCAGCTTGTGCTTTGACGCCATGCATGCCATTACCGGACCGTATGCCAAAAGAATACTGGAGGACATGCTGGGTGCGCAGCCAGGATCGGTCATCAACGCCGAGCCACTGGAGGATTTCGGCGGTCATCATCCCGATCCTAATCTGGCGCACGCGCAGGAACTGGCAGAGAAAATGTTCAGCCCTGCCGCGCCGACTTTTGGCGCGGCTTCCGATGGCGATGGCGACCGCAATATGATCATGGGCGACCATTTCTTCGTCACGCCCAGCGACAGCCTCGCCATTATGGCCGCCAACGCGCATCTGATTCCGGCCTATGCCAAAGGCTTGAGCGGCGTTGCGCGCTCAATGCCGACCAGCCAGGCCGTTGACCGCGTCGCGGCAAAGTATGACATTCCCTGTTATGAAACGCCGACCGGCTGGAAGTTCTTCGGCAATCTGCTCGATGCGGGCAAAATCACGATCTGCGGCGAAGAGAGCTTCGGCACCGGCTCCAACCATGTCCGGGAAAAAGACGGGGTATGGGCCGTGCTGTTCTGGCTGAACCTGATCGCCAGAAGACGCCAACCGGTTGCCGATATTGTCCATGAGCATTGGCAGAAATTCGGCCGCGATATCTACAGCCGCCACGACTATGAAGCTGTAGCAAGCGACATAGCCAACGGAATTATCGAACACCTCAGATCCCAGTTGCCGACACTCGCAGGCCGGTCGTTCGGCGAATATGTCGTCAAGTATGCGGATGAATTCAGCTACCAGGATCCGATAGATGACAGCATCACCGAGAACCAGGGTA
This is a stretch of genomic DNA from Methylobacter sp. YRD-M1. It encodes these proteins:
- a CDS encoding Lpp/OprI family alanine-zipper lipoprotein, which encodes MKKVIKLSMIAMAATLVVGCATNSDIDNLQSQIDGLNSKVSQASADAASAQRAAADAAAKAADAEQAANRAAQYAQDTNSKLDRMFKKSMMK
- a CDS encoding L,D-transpeptidase family protein; this encodes MWRIYLLLCCSCCATVVSAAEDIWLLVDTSALKIEVKKGEKTLETLEGIAIGQGGAGFKHHRGDNITPFGDYRIGWVGEQSAFKKFYGLTYPSVEDAGKALEQGMINRVTYNSIVYAHKHNQVPPQNTPLGGRIGIHGLGRADEKIHKMMNWTHGCIALTNSQIDHLSHWIDKGTMVRIK
- a CDS encoding alpha-D-glucose phosphate-specific phosphoglucomutase, whose protein sequence is MQIETITTHPYNDQNPGTSGLRKKVKVFQQPGYLENFIQSIFDSLDDFAGKKLVLGGDGRYFNRTALQIIIKMAAANGFGELIIGQGGLLSTPAASHLIRKNQAFGGLILSASHNPGGPDEDFGIKYNADNGGPAPAKYTQAFFQRSQSIDNYKIATMADVDLDSVGTQQIGGIKITIVDPVSDYAELMQSIFDFPLLKHSISSGYISLCFDAMHAITGPYAKRILEDMLGAQPGSVINAEPLEDFGGHHPDPNLAHAQELAEKMFSPAAPTFGAASDGDGDRNMIMGDHFFVTPSDSLAIMAANAHLIPAYAKGLSGVARSMPTSQAVDRVAAKYDIPCYETPTGWKFFGNLLDAGKITICGEESFGTGSNHVREKDGVWAVLFWLNLIARRRQPVADIVHEHWQKFGRDIYSRHDYEAVASDIANGIIEHLRSQLPTLAGRSFGEYVVKYADEFSYQDPIDDSITENQGIRIGFENGSRIVFRLSGTGTVGATLRIYLERFEVNPDKHDQDAQIALADLIDLAEQLCEVKKRTERTEPTVIT